GGTTAATTAGGAGGCAACATGTCAGCGTTTTTTATATTTCTGTTGTTTGTATTAAACATATTCACCATTTTTGCCATCATCGTTTTATATCTTCGCCAAAATCGTTTAAGTAAGTTGGAAAAAGACCAAAAAGCCATCATCGGAGAAATGGAACAACTTTTGTCTGGTTATTTAATGGAGATGAAAGAGGACAACGAGACATTGGTAAAGGCATTCACCAATTCGGTGGCATTGAATCACGATCATGGACAAAAAGGACAAGAACATGGTTCAATCAAGGAAACAAAGGAAGATAAGGAAGAAAAACAAGAACAAAACATTGAGTATGAAGAGGGAAGTCGTGCCGCAGCTAAAATGCAGGTGATTAACGCTTATAAAATAGTGCCTGAAGAAAATGAGGCCAATGCTTTACTCGTAAAAGTCGAGGACAAATTGGAGCTTTCATCGGCAGTCACTTCCCTTCAAATCGAGGGGAAGCCGGCTGGTATGGAATTTTCGGACATGCTGCAGGCTTCTTTAAATGAACGGTCATTGAATGAAAAAGTGGATATGTTAGCGGATCAAGGGAATTCAGTAGAGGAAATCGCCAAAAAGTTAGGTCGCGGTCAAACGGAGATAGAGCTATTACTAAAGTTTCGCAAGAATAGATAAAGTTATCTCTTGATTGTACAGAGCCATTATGATATATTATGAAATGGTGTTAATACACACGCCCCGTGATTCTTGCAGATGGTGCTGTTACGACAGTTTCTGTATGAAAATGATCGGTGCGGAGGAAAAACAAAACCATTTAGGAGGAACTAAAATGTCAGTCATTTCTATGAAACAATTGCTTGAAGCTGGTGTGCATTTCGGACACCAAACACGTCGCTGGAACCCGAAAATGAAGAAATATATCTTCACTGAGCGTAACGGCATCTACATCATCGACCTTCAAAAAACAGTTAAAAAGGTTGAAGAAGCTTATAACTTCGTGAAAGAACTAGCTGCTAACGGTGGTACTGTTCTTTTCGTTGGAACTAAAAAACAAGCTCAAGAATCTGTTAAAGAAGAAGCTATCCGTTCTGGTATGTACTATGTAAACCAACGTTGGTTAGGTGGAACTTTAACAAACTTTGAAACAATCCAAAAACGTATCACTCGTCTTAAAAATATCGAAAAAATGGAAGAAAACGGAACTTTTGAAGTCCTTCCTAAAAAAGAAGTTATCCAACTTAAAAAAGAATGGGATCGCTTAGAAAAATTCTTAGGCGGTATTAAAGATATGAAGACTCTTCCAGATGCGATCTTCGTTATCGACCCTCGCAAAGAGCGTATTGCTGTTGCGGAAGCACACAAATTACACATTCCACTTGTTGGTATCGTTGATACAAACTGTGATCCGGATGAAATCGATGTAGTTATTCCTGCGAATGACGATGCAATCCGTGCTGTTAAATTATTAACAGGTAAAATGGCAGATGCTATCTTAGAAGCTAAACAAGGCGAAGAAACAGCAACTGAAACAACTACTGCTTAATAAGAAAAAAAGGTTGCTTATTCAGTAAGAAAAAAGGTGATAAGAGGATAATGCCTTTTATCCCTTTTTTTTGCACTAAATGAACATACATAAAATCGCTGTACGGAATGTCTTTTTAAAAAGGTATGGGCGATTTTTGAGGGATGAAAATCATCAACTAGTTTAGCTCCGTCAAATTGACTGAAAAAGTTGATGTTTTTTCGGAAAAATTGTCAAGACTCGTTATTTTCTTTGATGATAACAAGTATTTTTGGCAATAATGGGTAAAGATTGAATAAACTGCATTTAATTTGAGGAGGATATATATTATGGCAATCACTGCACAATTAGTTAAAGAATTGCGTGAAAAAACTGGTGCCGGTATGATGGACTGTAAAAAGGCGCTTGTACAAACAGAAGGCGATATGGAAAAAGCAATCGATTTCCTACGTGAAAAAGGGATTGCAAAAGCTGCTAATAAAGGCGACCGTATTGCTGCTGAAGGTCTAACTTCAATCGTTGTTGAAGGAAACCAAGCGGTTATTCTTGAAGTGAACTCAGAAACTGATTTCGTTGCTAAAAACGAAGGCTTCCAACTTCTTGTTAAAGAATTGGCTTCATTCCTTCTTGCTAACAAACCTGAAAGCGTTGAAGTAGCTCTTGAGCAAACAATGGAAAATGGAGCAAAAGTTGCAGATCATATCAATGCTGCTGTTGCAAAAATCGGGGAAAAATTAACTCTTCGCCGTTTCCAAGTCGTTTCTAAAACAGATAACGACGCATTTGGTGCATACCTTCACATGGGTGGACGTATCAGCGTACTATCAGTTCTTGAAGGTACAACTGACGAAGAGGCAGCTAAAGGCGTTTCAATGCATATCGCTGCAATTAACCCTAAATATATCTCTCGTGACCAAGTAGATGCTAGCGAACTAGAACGCGAACGCGAAGTTCTTACTCAGCAAGCACTTAATGAAGGAAAACCTGAAAAAATCGTTGCGAAAATGGTTGAAGGACGTATCAATAAATTCTACGAAGAAATCTGTGTTAACGAACAAGCTTTCGTTAAGAACCCTGATCAAAAAGTGGGACAATTCGTTGAATCAAAAGGCGGAAAAATCCAATCATTCGTTCGTTATGAAGTAGGGGAAGGTCTTGAAAAACGTCAAGAAAACTTTGCTGAAGAAGTAATGAATCAAGTTAAAAAAGACTAATTGTCAGATAATTAATAATAGGGAACACTCTTGTGTTCCCTATTTTTTGAAATGTCATGAATTTTTGGTAGTATTGCAAGAAAGCATGATGAACGAATGAAAAGATTACATAGTTGGAGGTTCTCATGAGTAACGCTAAATATAAACGTGTCGTTCTAAAACTAAGTGGCGAAGCATTAGCCGGTGAAGAAGGATTTGGAATTAACCCTGCAGTAATTAAATCCATTGCTGAACAAGTCAAGGAAGTGGCTGAGCTTGATGTGGAAGTGGCTGTTGTTGTCGGTGGCGGAAACATTTGGCGCGGAAAAATAGGCAGTGAAATGGGCATGGATCGTGCTAATGCCGATTATATGGGTATGCTGGCTACAGTCATGAACTCATTGGCATTACAAGACAGTCTTGATCAGCTTGGAATTGAAACGCGCGTGCAAACTTCCATTGAGATGAGACAAGTCGCAGAACCATACATTAGACGCCGTGCAATCAGGCACCTTGAGAAAAAGAGAGTGGTGATTTTTGCAGCTGGTACAGGTAATCCATACTTCTCAACGGATACCACTGCCGCCTTGCGTGCTGCTGAAATTGAAGCTGATGTCATCTTGATGGCGAAGAATAATGTGGATGGCGTATACAATGCAGATCCGGTTAAGGACAAAAATGCAGTTAAGTATGATAAACTTTCCTATCTTGATGTGATTAAAGAAGGGTTGGAAGTAATGGATTCAACTGCGTCCTCACTATGCATGGACAATGATATTCCATTGATCGTCTTCTCAATCATGGAAAAAGGTAATATTAAACGTGCCGTTTTAGGCGAAACGCTTGGAACTATCGTAAGGGGGAAATAAAAGATGCCGAAACAAGTTATTTCGAATGCGAAAACGAAAATGGAAAACGCCATTGGAGCGTACACACGTGAATTAGCAAGCATCCGTGCCGGAAGGGCAAATGCCTCATTGCTTGATAGAATCTCGATTGATTATTATGGTTCGCCGACACCAGTTAATCAAGTGGCTGGCATTTCTGTCCCGGAAGCTAGATTATTAGTCATTCAACCATATGATAAAACGGTATTGGGTGAAATTGAAAAGGCGATTTTGAAATCAGACTTAGGCTTAAATCCTTCTAATGATGGATCGGTCATCAGGATAGCCATTCCGGCGTTAACTGAAGAGCGCAGAAAAGAGCTTGTGAAAGTTGTGAAAAAAGAAGCGGAAGAAGCGAAAATAGCTGTCCGTAATGTGCGTCGAGATGCTAATGATGATTTGAAAAAGCTTGAAAAAAGTGGTGAAATCACTGAAGATGATTTACGTGGCTATGCTGAAGACATCCAAAAGATGACAGATGGCAATATCACGAAAATCGATGAAATTACAAAAGATAAAGAAAAAGAAATTTTGGAAGTATAATTTCCGCTGAAGAATTGATTAAATAAAGAGGGCCGAATCCATACCGGGTCATGTCTTGGTTCTAACATATAGGTGTGCTTAAAGGAGAAAACTGTTATAATAAGGTTTCTCCGATAATGATTACTCCTTGAGTTAGTATGTTGCATGCAAACGTTGGAGGTGGTCCTTTTTTTGCATTTTTCACGGTAATCATAACCGGTTTTAGAAAAAAAGAAGTAATGATTTCTCCCTTTCTAGCTTCTAATGAAGAAATAATTTTCATAATAATAATATGAGAACCAGTTTTTTTTTGATATTATAATATAGATTCTTTTTAAGCGGCAGAAAGCTTATATACATAGTGCACGAAAACTTTGCCTTTGTAGAGAGATAAGTACAACCTGATGGGGGACTAACATATGTATTCACTTTGGAAGCGTTTCGTTAAAAAAGATGCTTCTTCCGATGTAACAAATAGGATTCAGCATATTAAACAGTTTGATGTTCCTCAGCATATCGCCATCATTATGGATGGGAACGGCCGTTGGGCCAAAAAGCGTGCATTGCCACGTGTGGCGGGTCATCATGAAGGTATGAAAACCGTTCGTAAAATTACGAAAGTTGCCAATAAATTAGGGGTCAAAACTTTGACAGTCTATGCGTTTTCCACTGAAAATTGGAAACGTCCGAAAAGTGAAGTCGACTTTTTGATGAAGCTTCCACAGGAATTTCTTGGGACATTTTTACCCGAGCTCATTTCCGAAAATGTAAGAGTTGAAATGATAGGGGATTTGTCTCTCATTCCGTCACATACTCAAAGTGCCGTTAAACGGGCAATGGAAGACACGAAAGGCAATGATGGGATGATTCTGAATTTTGCCCTGAATTATGGAAGCCGCGGGGAAATTGTATCTGCAGTGAATAGCATCATTCAAGATGCTAAGAATGGTATAATAAAGGAAAATGTAACTGAGGAAATGCTATCCAGTTACCTGATGACCAAACATTTGTCGGATCCTGATTTACTGATCCGTACAAGCGGTGAAATCCGTTTAAGTAATTTCATGCTTTGGCAGGCGGCTTATACTGAAATGTGGTTTACTGAGGTGTTATGGCCGGATTTTAGTGAAGAGCATTTATTGCAGGCGGTTGAGGAGTATCAAAAGCGTTCACGAAGATTCGGTGGCGTTTAATGTAGAAGGCGAGGAAAATGGAATAATGAAACAACGAATTATTACGGCGGTTGTAGTTGCCGCTATCTTCATTCCACTAGTCATTTTAGGGGGCACTCCCTTTTTACTGACGGTTTATCTGTTAGGGTCAATTGGTTTGTATGAACTGATGAAAATGAAAAAGTTACGTGTACTGTCTTTTGAAGCATTTCTTTCACACATATTATTGTGGGTGCTTTTATTGCCTAATGAGCATACTGCTTTTTTAGCAGAAATAAATTACGATAAAGTTCAAGTCTTCTTAATCGGGGTTTTGCTGCTGTTACTTTATACAGTCGTTTCAAAAAACCGTTTCACTTTTGATGACGCAGGCTTTCTAGTGATTTCAATCCTATACTTGGGGATAGGTTTCTACTACCTATTTGAAACACGTGACTCTTTAGGGTTGGGGCTGATCTATATCCTGCTTACCCTATTTACGATCTGGGCAACCGATTCCGGAGCCTACTTCATTGGTAAATCACTTGGTAAAAGAAAGCTTTGGCCAGAAATAAGTCCAAACAAGACGGTAGAAGGATTTATCGGCGGGTTATTTTCCGCTATGGTAGTGGGTGTTCTATTTTACGTCTTCTCCAACCTTGACTACACGTTATTACAATTATTATTGATTTCATTAATCATTGGGGTATTCGGGCAATTGGGTGATCTCGTCCAATCGGCGTATAAACGTCATTATGGCGTTAAAGATTCAGGGAAGCTTCTCCCGGGACATGGAGGAATTTTGGACAGGCTTGATAGCGTGATATTCATTTTACCGATTTTGCATTTATTGCATGTTTTATAATATAAATATAGGCAAGCGTTATTGAATTAGGAGATGAACAATTTGAAAAATATCAGCCTTTTGGGCGCGACAGGATCGATTGGTCAACAAACAGCGGATGTAGTTAGGTCCCATCCTGATCAATTCAAGATCGTGGCGCTTTCTGCTGGAAAGAATATAGAATTGGTCAGGACTTATATACAAGAGTTTGAACCGAAACTGGTTTCAGTCCAAACGGAAGAAGATTATCATGTTTTGAAAAGTGAATTCTCCAGCCGCAAAGATATCGAGTTCATGTATGGAGATGAGGGATTGACTGCTGTTGCCGTTTATGGTCAGGCTTCGATATTGGTCAATGCTGTCATCGGAAGCGTGGGTCTTTATCCGACACTTCAAGCAATAAAGGCTAAAAAAGATATTGCTATCGCCAACAAGGAGACTTTGGTGACGGCAGGTCATTTGGTCATAAGTGAAGCAAAAAAAGCGGGGGCCAGATTGCTGCCGGTTGACAGTGAGCATTCCGCTATTTTTCAGGCATTGCAAGGTGAAAAGGAAAAAAATATAGAACGCCTAGTCATTACCGCTTCGGGAGGCAGTTTTCGAGATCGGACCAGGGAAGAATTGAAGGATGTAACGGTGGAAGAGGCACTGAACCATCCGAACTGGTCAATGGGAGCTAAAATCACGATCGATTCAGCATCAATGATGAATAAGGGATTGGAAGTAATTGAGGCCCACTGGCTATTCGATCTTCCCTACGATAAAATTGATGTATTGCTACATAAGGAGAGCATCATCCATTCCATGGTTGAGTTTCATGACTCCAGCGTAATAGCACAACTGGGGACACCGGATATGCGGGTGCCGATACAATATGCACTTACTTATCCAGACCGTATTCCGCTAGCAGGACGCAAACGACTTAATCTTGCTGAAGCAGGCAAACTGCATTTTAGCGATATGGATTTCACCAGATATCCTTGTTTGCAATTCGCCTATAAAGCAGGTAAAATGGGCGGAACGATGACTACTGTGTTGAATGCCGCCAATGAAGCTGCAGTCTCTGCATTCTTATCTGGAAAGATAACCTTCCTTGAAATTGAAACGTTAATTGAAAAAGCGTTGAATCAGCATTCCGTCATAGCCCTTCCAGATTTAGAAACGATTCAGGAAGTCGATAATATGACAAGGCAGTATATAGAATCTTTAGTGAAAGATAGGTGACCGGAACATGCAGACTTTAGAAACGATTATAGCGTTCATCATCATTTTTGGAGCTCTAGTATTTTTCCATGAGCTTGGGCACTTAGTGTTTGCAAAGCGAGCAGGAATTTTATGCCGTGAGTTCGCAATCGGTTTCGGGCCAAAAGTATTCACATATAAAAAGAAGGAAACCGTATATACCATTCGATTGCTCCCTCTTGGCGGGTACGTGCGTATGGCTGGTGAAGACGCAGAAAATATTGAATTGAAGCCCGGCTATCGGGTGGGATTAATGTTTGATAATGAAGAGAATGTTACAAAAATCATTTTGAACAATAAAGATAAATATCCTGATATTCGTCTTGTGGAAGTTGAAGTGATCGATCTTGATCATAAACTGATCCTTACTGGTTATGAGGAGGGCGAGGAAGATACACTAAAAACGTTTGCCATTCATAAAGAAGCGGTGATTGTTGAAAATGGTGTAGAGAACCAGATTGCTCCTTTTGACCGGCAATTTGCATCAAAGTCGCTTGGACATCGTT
The DNA window shown above is from Peribacillus sp. FSL P2-0133 and carries:
- the tsf gene encoding translation elongation factor Ts, with translation MAITAQLVKELREKTGAGMMDCKKALVQTEGDMEKAIDFLREKGIAKAANKGDRIAAEGLTSIVVEGNQAVILEVNSETDFVAKNEGFQLLVKELASFLLANKPESVEVALEQTMENGAKVADHINAAVAKIGEKLTLRRFQVVSKTDNDAFGAYLHMGGRISVLSVLEGTTDEEAAKGVSMHIAAINPKYISRDQVDASELEREREVLTQQALNEGKPEKIVAKMVEGRINKFYEEICVNEQAFVKNPDQKVGQFVESKGGKIQSFVRYEVGEGLEKRQENFAEEVMNQVKKD
- the dxr gene encoding 1-deoxy-D-xylulose-5-phosphate reductoisomerase yields the protein MKNISLLGATGSIGQQTADVVRSHPDQFKIVALSAGKNIELVRTYIQEFEPKLVSVQTEEDYHVLKSEFSSRKDIEFMYGDEGLTAVAVYGQASILVNAVIGSVGLYPTLQAIKAKKDIAIANKETLVTAGHLVISEAKKAGARLLPVDSEHSAIFQALQGEKEKNIERLVITASGGSFRDRTREELKDVTVEEALNHPNWSMGAKITIDSASMMNKGLEVIEAHWLFDLPYDKIDVLLHKESIIHSMVEFHDSSVIAQLGTPDMRVPIQYALTYPDRIPLAGRKRLNLAEAGKLHFSDMDFTRYPCLQFAYKAGKMGGTMTTVLNAANEAAVSAFLSGKITFLEIETLIEKALNQHSVIALPDLETIQEVDNMTRQYIESLVKDR
- a CDS encoding phosphatidate cytidylyltransferase, encoding MKQRIITAVVVAAIFIPLVILGGTPFLLTVYLLGSIGLYELMKMKKLRVLSFEAFLSHILLWVLLLPNEHTAFLAEINYDKVQVFLIGVLLLLLYTVVSKNRFTFDDAGFLVISILYLGIGFYYLFETRDSLGLGLIYILLTLFTIWATDSGAYFIGKSLGKRKLWPEISPNKTVEGFIGGLFSAMVVGVLFYVFSNLDYTLLQLLLISLIIGVFGQLGDLVQSAYKRHYGVKDSGKLLPGHGGILDRLDSVIFILPILHLLHVL
- a CDS encoding isoprenyl transferase; translation: MYSLWKRFVKKDASSDVTNRIQHIKQFDVPQHIAIIMDGNGRWAKKRALPRVAGHHEGMKTVRKITKVANKLGVKTLTVYAFSTENWKRPKSEVDFLMKLPQEFLGTFLPELISENVRVEMIGDLSLIPSHTQSAVKRAMEDTKGNDGMILNFALNYGSRGEIVSAVNSIIQDAKNGIIKENVTEEMLSSYLMTKHLSDPDLLIRTSGEIRLSNFMLWQAAYTEMWFTEVLWPDFSEEHLLQAVEEYQKRSRRFGGV
- the rpsB gene encoding 30S ribosomal protein S2, translated to MSVISMKQLLEAGVHFGHQTRRWNPKMKKYIFTERNGIYIIDLQKTVKKVEEAYNFVKELAANGGTVLFVGTKKQAQESVKEEAIRSGMYYVNQRWLGGTLTNFETIQKRITRLKNIEKMEENGTFEVLPKKEVIQLKKEWDRLEKFLGGIKDMKTLPDAIFVIDPRKERIAVAEAHKLHIPLVGIVDTNCDPDEIDVVIPANDDAIRAVKLLTGKMADAILEAKQGEETATETTTA
- the pyrH gene encoding UMP kinase, which encodes MSNAKYKRVVLKLSGEALAGEEGFGINPAVIKSIAEQVKEVAELDVEVAVVVGGGNIWRGKIGSEMGMDRANADYMGMLATVMNSLALQDSLDQLGIETRVQTSIEMRQVAEPYIRRRAIRHLEKKRVVIFAAGTGNPYFSTDTTAALRAAEIEADVILMAKNNVDGVYNADPVKDKNAVKYDKLSYLDVIKEGLEVMDSTASSLCMDNDIPLIVFSIMEKGNIKRAVLGETLGTIVRGK
- the frr gene encoding ribosome recycling factor, which encodes MPKQVISNAKTKMENAIGAYTRELASIRAGRANASLLDRISIDYYGSPTPVNQVAGISVPEARLLVIQPYDKTVLGEIEKAILKSDLGLNPSNDGSVIRIAIPALTEERRKELVKVVKKEAEEAKIAVRNVRRDANDDLKKLEKSGEITEDDLRGYAEDIQKMTDGNITKIDEITKDKEKEILEV